A section of the Tenrec ecaudatus isolate mTenEca1 chromosome 10, mTenEca1.hap1, whole genome shotgun sequence genome encodes:
- the CIMIP2B gene encoding ciliary microtubule inner protein 2B — protein sequence MASTSIPGLDSPQRHYIPGYTGHCPLLRFSMGQTYGQVTGQLLQGPPGLAWPPVRRTLLPPIRPPRSPEVPSGGRPPRHGHERLSSSMIPGYTGFVPQAQFIFAKNCSQVWSEALNEFAQWQQSRELPMEAKGAKEPEKDQEPKAELELEARRQPVPELTAAQASPYSMDDRDPQKFFMSGFTGYVPRARFLFGSSFPVLTNQALQEFGQKQSGGGGQKVPKHLPPLPRTYPQNVCLLPHYGGYVPGYKFQFGHTYGHLTHDALGLSTLQKQLLA from the exons ATGGCCAGCACCTCCATCCCAGGGCTGGACTCTCCGCAGCGTCATTACATCCCGGG GTACACTGGACACTGCCCTCTACTGCGGTTCAGCATGGGCCAGACCTATGGGCAGGTGACTGGTCAGCTACTTCAAGGTCCTCCTGGCCTAGCGTGGCCCCCTGTCCGCCGCACACTTTTGCCTCCCATCCGGCCTCCACGGTCTCCTGAGGTTCCCAGTGGGGGCCGACCTCCCAGGCATGGGCACGAAAGGCTCAGCTCCAGCATGATCCCCGGATACACAG GTTTTGTACCACAGGCACAGTTCATCTTTGCCAAGAACTGTAGCCAGGTCTGGTCCGAGGCGCTGAATGAGTTTGCTCAATGGCAACAGAGTCGAGAACTGCCAATGGAGGCCAAGGGAGCAAAAGAGCCAGAGAAAGACCAAGAGCCAAAGGCAGAGCTAGAGCTAGAAGCAAGGAGGCAGCCGGTGCCCGAGCTGACGGCAGCACAA GCTTCTCCCTACTCCATGGATGACAGAGACCCTCAGAAGTTCTTCATGTCAG GCTTCACTGGTTATGTGCCCCGAGCCCGCTTCCTGTTCGGCTCCAGTTTTCCGGTGCTCACAAACCAGGCGCTGCAGGAATTTGGGCAGAAGCAATCAGGGGGCGGAGGTCAGAAGGTCCCCAAACACCTCCCCCCACTTCCCAGGACCTACCCTCAGAATGTGTGCCTTTTACCTCACTATGGTGGTTACGTGCCAG GGTACAAGTTCCAGTTTGGTCACACCTACGGACATCTCACCCATGACGCGCTGGGTCTCAGCACCCTGCAGAAGCAACTCCTGGCCTAG